Genomic DNA from Caldicellulosiruptor hydrothermalis 108:
AGTTTGATATTTTAGCACTTGAGATAATGCCTGACCATATTCATTTATTTATTTCAGCACTTCCAAGGTATTCACCGAGCGAACTAATTAACGTGATAAAAGGTGCTACTGGCAGGAAGATAGCTCAAAAGTTTCCCCAGTATAAGCAGAAGGATTCAGTGTGGACGAGGGCATATTTTGTTGTAACAGCTGGCAATGTGTCTTCTGAAACAATCAAAAAAATACATAGAAAGTCAGTGGAAGAAGGCAGAAAAAGATGGATAAGACATATATTCTACCTATCCCAGAAGAGTATCAGGTTTTGGCAAGAGAACTTTCAAAACAATCAGGAAAAATCTACTCTAAAGCTGTAAGTTTTCTAAAGCGAATGAATAAAAAAGGAATAAAGATATCACAAAAAACATTTGACAGGTACATGGAATGGTGGATACACCAGAAGGATTTTGTTCTTCACAGTCAGAGCAAACAGGCAGCATATCAGCAGGTATGGATAAATTATATTGCAACTTTTAGAAAAATACAGAAAGCAAAAAAGAAGGGGAAAGATACATCCAGAATAAGATTGCCATACAAGAACAAGAAATATAACAAAGTGGTGTTCAAAGAAAGTGCACTTCGTCTGAAAAACAATATTTTGATTCTCTCTAATGGGAAAGAACATGAAGCAATAGTTTTAAGAGATGTTGTGATAAAAACTGCTCCAAAATATGCAGAGCTAATCTATCATCACAGCAAGAAAAAGTACTATCTCCATGTAGTTATCGAAGTTGATGAAATGAAAAGTGAAAAAGGTAAGGGCGTTTTAGCAGTAGACCTTGGAGTAATACATCCAATGGTTTGTTTTGATGGGCAAAATGTTTTAATCTACAATGGTGGGGTTTTAAATTCTAAGCTGAGATATCGCAATAAAAAGATAGCAGAGTTTCAACAAAAACTTTCTTTGTGTCAGAAAGGGTCTAAAAGATTTAGAAAGCTTGAAAATGCGAAGAGAAAAGTTTTGAGAAAGCTAAACAACCAGATAAGAGATGTGTTGGAAAAATACACATCTCATTTGATAGGGTACTGTGTTAAAAATAACATAGGAACAATTGTGTTAGGTGATTTGAAAGGGATAAGAAATAGAGCAAAGCATGGGAAGGTATCAAATCAGAAAATTCATCAGTGGATGTTTAGAAAAGTGGCAAGAAGAATAGAAGAGAAAGCAGGGTTTGCAGGGATAGATATTGTGTATGTAAAGGAGAATGGCACATCCCAAGTTTGTCCTGTATGTGGAAGTAAAAATAAACCACGAAACAGGAACTATGAATGCAGCAAGTGTGGATTTAGATATCACAGGGATGGTGTTGGAGCTATAAACATCTACAAAAAGTATACAGGGACAAAATCCCTGGTAGTAGGGCGATTGGCTTGCCCCGCAGGTGTGAGGTTCAAATCGCACCTGTGTTGCCCGGTAGAATGGAATACCCATCTATGGGAAAAAGACCATTCTACCGAGAAGACAGCCTGAAATAAAGAGCTGTCAAGAATCCTCGTCCTTTTAAGGGCGGGGAGAAGTCAATGGTGGGGACAGGATCCGTGGGACAGAGACGATGACCACCACCATTTTGGCGGATTTGGCGGATTTGGTGGGTTTGGCAGAGGCGGTGGAGGTTCCGGTGGATTTGGCGGATTTGGAGGAGGCTCCTCAGGCGGTGGTGGGGCAAGCAGGTAAAAAAGCCCACTTTTTAATTTTGTGATATACTAAAATTAATACTACTTTTCTTTCAAAGCTATGAGAACTTTTTTGACAGCATAGTTCTATCGGCCCAGACATTCCTCACAGAACTTTCAGAAGATGAGCTCATGCAGCTTCTTGAAGAGTAATAGGTATTTCAAAGGGTGATTGTTATGGAAGAAATGCAAAAAAGTGATGTTAACACTTATTCGGATTTAAAAAGAATTTCTGAAAATCAAGTATATAGCTTGATTGATGGAACTTTGTTTTTGCATGCTGCACCAAGCTGGCAGCATCAGAAGGTTTTAAAAGAGCTGATGCTCATATTTGGTAACTATTTGAAAGATAAAGATTGCGAAATATTCTCAGCACCATTTGATGTGTTTTTAGAGGCAAAAGATGAGCATGAGATTGAAAGTGCCACAACCGTTGTTCAGCCAGACTTGACTATAATCTGTGACAAATCAAAACTTGCAAAAACAGGGTATATAGGTGCCCCGCAAATGATAATAGAGATAACCTCGCCTTCTACAGTTAGGTTGGATAGAGTTTTGAAGTTCAACAAATATGAAGCAGCAGGCGTAAAAGAATACTGGATTGTAGAACCGGAAAATAAAATAATCACTTGCTTTGTTTTGGAGCCAGATGGTCGCTATGGAAGACCAAAGATGTTTTCAGAAGGAGATATAATAAAAGTTGCTATTTTTCCTGATTTAGAAATAAATGTTGATGAGATTTTTAAAATATAACAGCGGGGCAAGCAGGTGAAAAGCCTGCCTGCCCAAAATTTTTGTTTTAAAAAGTTCACTTCTTCTCTAAGCCTGGGACTTTAATCTATCAATAGCACTTCTCAAGCCCGGGATAAAGGCTATTATCAAACACACGGCAAGATCAGGACCAAGATAAGTTGCATTGTAGATGGCAGAATACACAACCGGGCTTGTACCTTTTGGCGCGTATGATGCAAAAAATACAACTCCAGATATAAAATGAAATACAAACCTTCCAAAGCCACCTGCTAAAATTCCCAAAGGCAGATTTTTTCTAAAAAATCCTGCAAATCCGAGAGCACCAAAGGCCAGTGGATAGTCTAAAAGTAGCTGTGCCCAGTGAACAACATATGGGTCTTGTATTAGCTGCAGTATTCCATAAGCCATTCCTGCAACTATTCCCGCAAATGGTCCAAACATATAAGCATATGCAAAAAGTGGCAGCATGCTTGCAGGTGTAATTGAACCACCCTGTGGCATTCTGTAAAGCTTTATAAATGAAAGTATAAACGATAGTGCAATGACAACTCCACCGTACACAAGAGCTTTTGTTGAAAATTTTTGACGCTTTTGAGCGAGGTATAAAAAGATACTAATAAATATTAAAACGATGACTATCGTAAGCGAATACCATTTTATCTTTTCAAAATCTTTGAATATACTTGCAAAATAGCTCATTTTATTTCATCTCCCAAGCATATTTTTCAATTAATTATATCACAAAATGTATACTTAAAAAACAGACTTCATTCTGATATAATATTAAAGGGTTTTTAATATCTTATTTAAGGTAAAATATTTTAGCATATAAAAAAAGGAGAATGATACAAAAATGCAGCAAATCCGCGCGATAGTTGGCACCCAGTGGGGTGACGAAGGAAAAGGCAAAATTGTAGACTTTTTGGCCAAGGAAGCTGACGTTGTTGTCCGTGCTCAGGGCGGCAACAACGCAGGTCACACAGTTGAAGCTTTCGGCAAGGTTTTCAAGCTACACCTTATACCGTCAGGAATACTTTACAAGGATAAGCTCAACATCATAGGAAACGGAGTTGTTATTGACCCGGAATCTTTGATACAGGAAATAGAAAGCTTAGAAAAAGAGGGAATATCAACAGAGAACTTAAAAATTAGCGACAGAGCGCATCTTGTCATGCCATACCACAAGATACTGGATGAAGAGCAGGAAAGACAGAGAGGCGATGAGAGTCTTGGCACAACAAAAAGGGGAATAGGTCCTGCATACACTGACAAGACAGAAAGAACAAACCTCAGAGTTTGTGACATGCTTGATGAAGAGGAGTTTGTGCAAAAACTGAGAAATGTGTATGAGAGAAAGAACCAGATACTTACCCATGTTTACCACAAAACACCAATGAAGTTTGGAGAGCTTTTAGAACAGTTTATGAAGTATGGAGAAATTTTAAAGCCGTATATCACAGATACAATAAAACTTCTGAATGATTCAATAAAAGCTGGCAAAAAGGTTCTTTTAGAAGGTGCACAGGCAACAATGCTTGACTTAGATTATGGAACATATCCTTATGTTACATCATCGCACCCAACAGTTGGTGGATTTTGTATTGGAGCAGGGATTGCACCAAAGTACATTCAAGAGGTAATAGGTGTTGTTAAAGCGTACACCACAAGGGTTGGGAAAGGTCCATTTCCCACAGAGCTTTTGGATGAAATAGGAGATAGCATACGTGAAAAGGGAAGAGAGTACGGAACAACCACCGGAAGACCAAGAAGGTGCGGCTGGCTTGATCTTGTTGTTGTGAGGTATGCGGTTTTAATAAATGGAATTGATAAGATTGCCCTTACAAAGCTTGATACGTTATCCGGCCTTCCAAAAATAAAGGTTTGTGTTGGATACAAGTATGAAGGAAAAGTCTTAGATCTTTTCCCTGCGTCTTTGAGGGTTGCAATGGAGTGTGAGCCTGTATATGAGGAGTTTGAAGGCTGGAGCGAAGAGGAGATAAAAGGTGCAAAAGAGTATGAAGCTTTGCCAAAAAGTGCAAGAAGATATATAGAGTTTATAGAAAAAGAGACAGGTGCAAAGGTTTTTCTCATTGGCACAGGCCCTGCAAGAGAGGATATAATAATAAAAGACTAAAAGTTATTGCCAATAAAAAGCCATCCGAAAATTTAGTTGATTCGGGTGGCTTTTTGTGTTACTTTGGTGGTAGAGGAAGTGTTTTTTTGTGGGAATAACTTAACTTTTTTTGAGATTGGGTGTATAATAAAATTAAATTTTTGAGGAAAAGAGGATGGGAAAAGTTGGACTATCTTAAAAGACTCATGAAGTATTTGGACGACTGTAAATTATTGGTAGCAGTTGGCCTAATTTTGGCGCTGGCAGGGATATTTTGCAGTATGGCAGTGCCAAAAGTGTCAAAGCACATCATTGACGATGTTCTTGTTGCAAGGCACTTTGAAAAGCTTTACTATTTTGCTCTAATTTTGGCAGGACTTGTGCTTTCAAAGGCAATTTTGAATTATTTTCAGAGCTACATATTCGAATACACATCTCAAAAAGCCATCTATAAGCTCAGAGAGCAGCTCTACACAAAGCTTCAATACCAATCTTTTGAATATTTTGACAAAGCATCAACAGGAGCTATTATGAACAGAATGGTAGGTGACCTGGAGGCTATTCGAAACTTTCTCAACCAGGGCTTTGTTCAGGTAATTAGCATAGTCATTACATTAATATTGGCACTTTCTATAATGCTTTCAATGAACGTTTTACTTTCATTTTTGAGCTTAGCAACAACACCTCTTATATACTTTAACGTCAAAAGCCTTGCCAAAAAACTTCAGCCAACCTTCAGGGCGATAAGAGTGGCATTTGAAAAGCTCACATCAAAGGTGCAGGAGAACATCACAGGTATAAGAGTTGTCAAAGCGTTTGGAAATGAAGAGCTTGAAAAGAAAAGTTTTGAAAAAGTTGCATTTGAGTTTACAAGCAAAAATATACAGGCTGCTGATATAAGGTCGGTACACAATCCTCTTGCCAATTTTTTAAATGGACTAAACTCAGTCATAATTCTTGTTGTTGGAGGATATTTGGCTATAAATGGGAAGATTACCATAGGCACGCTTTTTGCTTTTGTGAGTTATGTGAACTTGTTCTCTGCACCCATTGGTAACATTCAAAACCTTGTGAACCAGTGGCAAAACGCCTTTGCATCCTTGGAAAAGGTGTTCGAGGTGCTTGACAGTGAGGTTTTAATCAAAAGTCCAAAAAATGCTATTCATCTTAAAAACATCAAAGGTGATATAAAGTTTGAGAATGTGTATTTCAAGTACAAAGATAAGTTTGTGTTAAAGGGAATAAACATTCATATTGAACCTGGTGAGGTTGTTGCCATTTTAGGTCAGGCAGGTTCTGGAAAGTCATCTTTAATAAATCTTCTTGCCAGATTTTACGACCCGACATCTGGCAGGGTACTCATTGATGATGTTGATGTGAAAAATGTAAAGCTTTGTTCTTTGAGAAGAAACATTGGAATAATAATGCAGGAGACATTTATTTTTTCTGACACCATCGCTGCAAACATAGCGTTTGGAAAGCCAGATGCGAAAGAAGAAGAGATAAAATGGGCTGCAAAGCTTGCCCGGGCAGATGAGTTCATTGAAAGACTTCCAGAAGGGTACTCTACCGTTGTTGGTGAGAGAGGGATAGGACTTTCGGGCGGTCAGAAACAGAGAATTGCAATTGCCAGAGCGCTCATATACAACCCAAAAATTTTAGTGCTTGATGATGCAACGTCAAGTCTTGATTTTGAAACAGAGGCTGAGATTCAGAATACTTTGAAAGAGGTGATAAAAGGAAGAACTACAATCATCATAACCCATAGAATTTCACAGCTTGTGGTTAGTGCTAATAAAATTTATTACATGCAAGATGGCAGAATTGTTGAACAAGGAACACATGAAGAGTTGATGAGACTCAAAGGTAGATATTACACAACATTCAAAAAACAACTGCTCGAGCGCGCAAACTCACTTCCTGCCTAAAAAGTTTGATAAAGGGGGAATTTTTCAAAATGGCAGACCCGGTGGCCAAAAAGCCAATGTTTTCTCAAGAAGAGACAAATTACGAATTAAAGATACCATATTTGAAGAGGCTTTTTAAGTTTCTTCTTCCTTACAAAAAATGGCTGGTATTGACTTTAGTATTCATGTTTGTAGCAACAGTTGCCGATTTGGTTTCTCCTTACCTTTTAAAACAGGCAGTTGACCACTATATCCCCAAAAAAGATTTCAAGGGAATTTTGATAATTGGAGCTTTGCTTGTTTTGATGCTTTTTATAAACAAAGAGTGCTCAAAAAATAAGATAAGGCTTGCAAACAGAACAGGGCAGATGGTTTTGTTTGATATCAGAAAAGCTCTTTTTGACCATGTGCAAGGTCTTTCTTTCAGCTTTTTTGACAAAAACTCGACAGGAAGAATTATTGTTAGAATTGTCAATGACGTCAATACCTTGAACAACCTATTTACAAACGGCATTGTGAATGTGATAACAGATATGTCAAGCTTAGTTTTGGCAGCAATAATAATGTTTTCTATAAATCCCAGGCTTGCAATGGTGACATTTGCAGTTGTTCCAATTTTTTTAGTAGTTCTTTTTACAACCAGAAACGCCATAAAGAGAAACTGGAGGGCTGTGCGAAGGAAAATTGCGAACCTAAATGCGTATATACACGAAAACATAAGTGGAATCAGGGTGATTCAGGCATATGTCAGGCAAAAGGTCAACAGGGCTATTTTCAAAGATGTCATAGACGATGTGTTTTTGTCATGGATGAGGGCTGTCAGGATAAACGGTATATTCTCACCTGCGGTTGAGGTATGTTCAATGATAGGAACGCTCATCATCTACTTTTACGGTGTAAAGCTTCTTAAGATAAATGGTGTTACAGTTGGAACTTTAATTGCTTTTGTGAGCTATTTAGACAGGTTTTGGCGACCGGTTGTTACACTTTCTAACTTTTACAATCAGCTTCTTGTTGCAAGCGCATCGTCAGAAAGGATCTTTGAGGTGCTGTCTGTTCAGCCCGAAATAAAAGAGGATAAAAACCCGGTAGAGATATCTACTTTTAGAAATTCGATCGAATTTAAAAATGTGTGGTTTGCGTACAAAGATGAAGAATATGTTTTAAAAGATGTGTCGTTTGAAATCAAAAAAGGAATGATGGTTGCGCTTGTGGGTGCAACAGGCTCTGGCAAAACCACAATTGTAAATCTTCTTTCAAGGTTTTACGACCCGCAAAAAGGCAGTATCCTCATTGATGGCATTGATCTTAAGAAAATTAGCTTTAAAAGTTTAAGGAAACTTATAGGTATTGTCCAGCAGGAACCATTTTTGTTCTCAGGTAGCATCCTTGACAATATTCTGTATGGAAAGCCAGATGCCAAGTTTGAAGAGGTTATAGAGGTTTGCAAGTTCTTAGGCGCGCATGATTTTATATCGCAGTTTGAGGATGGTTACTTTACACAGGTAAATGAAAGAGGAACGCGCCTTTCAACAGGGCAAAAACAGCTAATTTGCCTCTCGAGGCTTTTGCTTCAAAACCCCCAGATTCTTATTTTGGATGAGGCAACGGCTTCGCTTGATACACATAGCGAGCTTATGGTGCAAAACGCTCTAAATAGAATAATGAAAGACCGCACTTCAATTGTGATCGCTCACAGGTTATCTACCATAAAGGATGCAGATTTAATAATTGTAATGGACAAGGGCAGGATAGCTGAAATGGGTACGCACGAGAGCCTGATAAGGAAAAAAGGCATCTATTATGAACTTTGTGCAAGCCAGATAAGATTTGTAAAGGCAGGGTGATAAGAGGAAAGAAAAGATACTGCGAATATATTTTTGGTATTTACAAATAACAAGAAAGGTCTTATAATATTAAACCGTGTTTAATTTGTGTGGGCCATTAGCTCAGTAGGCAGAGCACCAGCCTTTTAAGCTGGGTGTCCCGCGTTCGAGTCGCGGATGGCTCACCATTTTAATTTAAAAGCTTACAGGTGGCCCCGTGGTCAAGTGGTTAAGACACAGGCCTTTCACGCCTGTAACAGGGGTTCGAATCCCCTCGGGGTCACCATTTTGTTTATGAGGAGCTGAGTATCTTCCAGATAGGGAGATGAAAGGCTCCAGGCATGTCCTGCTTGCCAGATGGCAACTGGGATATGCTGAATTTGAAAATATGATATTGAATGGATAGGCAGGAAGTTAATTCTTCCTGCCTATTTTGTTTTTATCTTCTAATTTCCAACTGGCACTTTTATTTTGCAAAGCTTGAAGTGACAAAAGCTTCTAAAAAGGCTGCAAATACTACCAGGAAAGCTCCACATACAGCCAGGGTTAAAAATCTTTTAAATGCAATATTTGGCTTTGGTCTTTCCTTTGAAGAAACTGCGGCTTCAAGGAAGATTGCCGAGGCTGCGCTGCCTATTATGAATGCTGCAATTTCAAATATCCCATGGGGCAAAATCAAAAGCAGTGTCTTTGCCAAAGATGTCTGTTTTGCTGAGATTGTAGCAACAGCTCCAACTATGAAACCATTTGAAAGCAACACAAACACAGATACAAGCCCAAATGTCAAGGTTCCAGCTGTGATGATTATAAGATAAACTTTCATGTTGTTCTTGAGGATTGCAAGAAAGAGAAGGTAAGGGCTTTTTGCGTTTTTCAAGATGCTTTCAAACAGTTTCCTGATATACTGGTTGATGAATTTTTGCATTTCATCACCAAAATAAAGACCTGCAACAATGCCAAGGATACAAGAAAGTGTAAAAATCAAAAATGATATTAGAATTAGTCTTTTTTCAGCTTTAAAGGTCTGAACAACAAATTTCAACTTGTTACTTCCCTCCTCAAATGCTTTGAAACTCTTTCAACAAAATGATAACAAAACTTGCAACTTAAGTGCAATTCCGAGCAGAAGAAATTTTTTCACAAAATTTTAATTAACTTATTTGAATATTTGGTATATAATTATTTCTGATATAAATTTACAGGAGGTATGTAAACATGAAGATAACATACCTTGCACATGCAAGCTTTTTGATAGAGACAAAATCGGGGGTAAAAATTTTAACAGACCCATACGACAGTTCTGTTGGCTACACGGTGTTTGAGCTATCACCGGATGTAGTTTTGACATCGCACAAACATTTTGACCATGGTTACACAGGCAGCCTAAAAGGAGATTATGTTCTTGTCGACAAGGAAGGCGAATTTAACGTCAAGGGTGTTAAAATAAAAGGCATAAAGACCTTCCACGACAAAGAAAAAGGGCAAAAACGAGGAGAAAACATTGTGTTTGTCATAGAGGATGAGTTTTGTGTTGCACATCTTGGCGATTTGGGCCATGAGCTTGCAGCACCTGAGCTTGAAAAGATGGGGAAAGTTGATATTCTGCTCATTCCTGTTGGCGGCGTATATACAATTGATGCAAAAGAGGCTTTCAATGTTGCAAAGGCTGTAAATCCAAGAGTTATAATTCCTATGCATTATAAGACAGAAAAGCTTAAATTTGACCTTGGGAAGGCAGAGGAGTTTACAAAGCATTTTGAAGATGTTGAAGTATTAAATTCATGTGAGATTGAGATAAATAACCTTCCAGAAAAGCAAAAGGTTATGCTGCTTAAATACAAAGGATAAAGGAGAATTTGCAAGATGCCAAAAAAAAGTGAGAAGAAAAGTATATCTCAAAGAGCAAATAAGTTTGGTGAAAGTGAAATCTCAATTTTTCCCGGCAAAACACTTGCGATATACAAAGCATTTGTGCTTTTTGCCTTTTGTGTGCTTGTTTTGATGAGTCCATATTATAGAGGGCTTTATTTTGACTATGAGCTGAGTGTATTTCAAGCAATTATGGCTGGAATATTTATCCTTTTTGCAATATATCTTTATCTTTCAAAAGAGGGTTTTTTAGTAAATTCAAAACTTGAACTAATGCTGCTTCTTTTTATGGTTGCATATATTGTTCCCTACTTTTTTGCAGCAAACAGAAGGCTTGCTCTTGGAGAATTTTTCAAGTATGCATTTTACTTTGCAGTTTTTTATGTTGCATCGAGAATTTCAAAAGGCAAAGCAGAAAAGCTTGCAATTTTAAATAGCCTTTCTCTCTCAACAGTAGGTGTTGCGTTCTTTGGGTATCAAGCAGCGGTAAAGTTAATACCAGAGACTGCCCGCCCTCTTGGTATGGCAATGAACGGGCTTTGGGTTGGGAATATGATAAACTCAACACTGCAGTATCACAACACGGCAGGAACTGTTTTGGCGTTCGGATTTATAATCTCTTTGATGCTGGCAATATACAGTGAAAATAAGCTGCTTAAAAGCTTCTATTTTGCCTTTTCAAGCTTTATATTTACAGCGTTTTTCTTTACATACTCAAGAGGCTCATATATTACCCTCTTGCTTGCTCTTTTAGTGTTTTTCTTGCTTTTGCCGAGAGAAAAAAGAATTTCGCTCATTTTTAACATAGCGATTGTTGGCGCTTTTGTTATTGCTTTTTTGAATAAGGTTGGGGCAAACCTAAACGAACATGGGAAAGTAAAACTTTGGCTTGTCTTGCTCTTCCAGATGCTTCTGGTTTTTGTCCTGACATATGCTTTTGGATTTGTGGAGAGAAGACTGTATAGTCTTAGCAATAATATTTACATAGCTGGGGCAATTGCTGTTGGTATTTTAGCTATCATAGGTTTTGCTGTTGCTCTTAAGATGCATTTGATTCCTTCAGACATGGTTGCAAAAATCAAATCTATAGCTATGTTCTGGAAAGAAAGAAACTTTGTTGAAAGAATGGTGTTTTACAAAGATGGATTAAAGATATTCTTGAAAAGCCCTGTATTTGGCTATGGCGGTGGGGCATGGGTATCGCTTTATTTTATGTACCAGTCTTATTTATATTTTACAACCCAGTCTCACAACTACTTTTTACAGGTGCTTCTTGACACGGGGCTCTTAGGATTTTCTATCCTGATAGTATTTTTGTGGTTGTTGTTTTCATCTTCATTGAAGGCTTGGTTTAAAAAAGATGGCAAAAACAATATATTAATAGCAGGAATTGTGGCAGCGGCTGTGCAGCTTTATCTTCATTCAATCCTGGATTTTGACTTTTCACTTGCTTCTGTGCAAGTTTTGTTATTTGCAGCTTTAGGGGTATTAGTTTCAACCTCTTTACAAATTCTTCAGAAGCATAAGCAAGAAAAGGTGATTTACACGAGCAGAAAGACAAATTTTGTGCCTGCTTTGCTGGCAATATTTTATCTATTTGTGATAGTAATTTCACTGAATTTCAGACTTGGAAATTACTATGCAAATATTGGTCAGCAGGCACTACAGACAGGGAATTTGTCTGCTGCATATTCGTTTTTGTCAAAAGCTGTCACATACGACCCACTCAGCTCCAATGCGCTTTCAGACTATGCGGTTGCTCTATACAGAATAGGTGACCAGAACAAAGACGCAAATTTAATTGCAAAGGCAGATGGTTATTTCAAACAGGCAATTGTAAATGACAGGTTCAATGCAAAGATAAGGTTCAAATATGCCATATATCTTCTTGCTCATGGGGCAGTGGATAGCGGACTTTCACAGATAGAAGAGGGGATAAAGCTTCAGCCTCTTCAGCCAGCAAACTATGAACTCAAAGCTGATGCATATGCAAAGGTTGGAGATTATTACCTGGGGAAAGGTGATAAAGAAAAAGCGAAGAAGTACTATGAGGTTGTGTTAAAGATTCCTGAGGAAATTGAGAGAGTAAAGAAAGAGAAAGAAAAAATGCCTGAAGTAGTAAAACAAGATCCAAACTCTCATAAGTTTGGAATAACAGATAGAACTTTGCAAATAGTAAATGAAGTCAAAAAGAAAATATAATTTTGAGGGACCCTAAGTGCGCATGAAGAACGATAAATTTATCATTTGGAGGAAACTAATTAATGTTATGTGTCGTTGACTGTCGATGTATCAATTTAGAAAGAAATCACGGTATAAGTAGATATACCTATGAGATTATTAGAAATGCTCCGAAGAACATCAAGCAACATTTGATACTTCTTAGTGACAAAGAAAATTTTGATGTATTGGCTAAGGCATTTGATCAGGAAGTAAGAGAAATTGTGCAAATTAAATCGCCTTTTTTGTCTTCATTTGAGAATATAGAAATTCCAAGTATTTTAATAAAAATCCAAAAAAGGACAAAAGAACAGATAGCTTATTTTTCACCTTCATTTTCGTCGCCGCCAATAGTAGATAAAAGGATTAAAAAGTATATAACTATCCATGACTTGATGCACTTGGACTTTTACTCAAGTTTAAAGAACAAAGTATATTATTCAACATTGGTAAAGTATTATATTAACACAGCTGTTTACGTATTTACTGTTTCGAACTATTCTAAAGAGAAAATAATTAAATACTATGGCAATTCAGAGAAGATAAAGGTAATATATCCTGGAATTGATGTGAATACTTTTAGGAAACTGAAAGATGAAGAAATTGAACGTCTTAAAGATGTGTACTCTTATCTACCTGAGAAATTTTTCTTGTTTATAGGAAATAACAAAAAACACAAGAATTTTTCATATGCTTATGAGCTTTACAAGTGTTTAAAGAGATTTTATCCAGCACATAAATTTGTATCGAATGTATGGGATAATGAAAGTGACAAAGACATTATTAGATTAGAAAAGATTGATGACAATTTACTCTGTTTTTTGTATAACAGATGCGAAGCCTTTTTATATCCTTCCTTATATGAGGGCTTTGG
This window encodes:
- a CDS encoding stage II sporulation protein M, producing the protein MKFVVQTFKAEKRLILISFLIFTLSCILGIVAGLYFGDEMQKFINQYIRKLFESILKNAKSPYLLFLAILKNNMKVYLIIITAGTLTFGLVSVFVLLSNGFIVGAVATISAKQTSLAKTLLLILPHGIFEIAAFIIGSAASAIFLEAAVSSKERPKPNIAFKRFLTLAVCGAFLVVFAAFLEAFVTSSFAK
- a CDS encoding MBL fold metallo-hydrolase, whose protein sequence is MKITYLAHASFLIETKSGVKILTDPYDSSVGYTVFELSPDVVLTSHKHFDHGYTGSLKGDYVLVDKEGEFNVKGVKIKGIKTFHDKEKGQKRGENIVFVIEDEFCVAHLGDLGHELAAPELEKMGKVDILLIPVGGVYTIDAKEAFNVAKAVNPRVIIPMHYKTEKLKFDLGKAEEFTKHFEDVEVLNSCEIEINNLPEKQKVMLLKYKG
- a CDS encoding O-antigen ligase family protein; protein product: MPKKSEKKSISQRANKFGESEISIFPGKTLAIYKAFVLFAFCVLVLMSPYYRGLYFDYELSVFQAIMAGIFILFAIYLYLSKEGFLVNSKLELMLLLFMVAYIVPYFFAANRRLALGEFFKYAFYFAVFYVASRISKGKAEKLAILNSLSLSTVGVAFFGYQAAVKLIPETARPLGMAMNGLWVGNMINSTLQYHNTAGTVLAFGFIISLMLAIYSENKLLKSFYFAFSSFIFTAFFFTYSRGSYITLLLALLVFFLLLPREKRISLIFNIAIVGAFVIAFLNKVGANLNEHGKVKLWLVLLFQMLLVFVLTYAFGFVERRLYSLSNNIYIAGAIAVGILAIIGFAVALKMHLIPSDMVAKIKSIAMFWKERNFVERMVFYKDGLKIFLKSPVFGYGGGAWVSLYFMYQSYLYFTTQSHNYFLQVLLDTGLLGFSILIVFLWLLFSSSLKAWFKKDGKNNILIAGIVAAAVQLYLHSILDFDFSLASVQVLLFAALGVLVSTSLQILQKHKQEKVIYTSRKTNFVPALLAIFYLFVIVISLNFRLGNYYANIGQQALQTGNLSAAYSFLSKAVTYDPLSSNALSDYAVALYRIGDQNKDANLIAKADGYFKQAIVNDRFNAKIRFKYAIYLLAHGAVDSGLSQIEEGIKLQPLQPANYELKADAYAKVGDYYLGKGDKEKAKKYYEVVLKIPEEIERVKKEKEKMPEVVKQDPNSHKFGITDRTLQIVNEVKKKI
- a CDS encoding glycosyltransferase family 4 protein, with amino-acid sequence MLCVVDCRCINLERNHGISRYTYEIIRNAPKNIKQHLILLSDKENFDVLAKAFDQEVREIVQIKSPFLSSFENIEIPSILIKIQKRTKEQIAYFSPSFSSPPIVDKRIKKYITIHDLMHLDFYSSLKNKVYYSTLVKYYINTAVYVFTVSNYSKEKIIKYYGNSEKIKVIYPGIDVNTFRKLKDEEIERLKDVYSYLPEKFFLFIGNNKKHKNFSYAYELYKCLKRFYPAHKFVSNVWDNESDKDIIRLEKIDDNLLCFLYNRCEAFLYPSLYEGFGLPPLEAIACGAKVIASKCASLPEVLGEHAIYIDVFKSPEENIFEVIEKLNQPKPEFEVISRYISKYNWQDLSRKIFDFIFS